The following proteins are encoded in a genomic region of Hippopotamus amphibius kiboko isolate mHipAmp2 chromosome 8, mHipAmp2.hap2, whole genome shotgun sequence:
- the CCL20 gene encoding C-C motif chemokine 20 isoform X2, producing MMCSSKSLLLAALMSVLLLYLCSKSEASNFDCCLRYTEKMVHPRLIVGFTQQLANEACDINAVIFYTKKRLAVCADPKKHWVKQAVHILSQRIKKM from the exons ATGATGTGCAGTAGCAAGAGTTTGCTCCTGGCTGCTTTGATGTCAGTGCTGCTACTCTACCTCTGCAGCAAGTCAGAAG cAAGCAACTTTGACTGCTGCCTCCGATATACAGAAAAAATGGTTCATCCCAGACTTATCGTGGGCTTCACACAGCAGCTGGCCAATGAAGCTTGTGACATCAATGCAGTCAT cttttacaCAAAAAAAAGATTAGCTGTGTGTGCAGATCCAAAGAAGCACTGGGTGAAACAAGCTGTGCATATCCTCAG tCAAAGAATTAAGAAGATGTAA
- the CCL20 gene encoding C-C motif chemokine 20 isoform X1 → MMCSSKSLLLAALMSVLLLYLCSKSEAASNFDCCLRYTEKMVHPRLIVGFTQQLANEACDINAVIFYTKKRLAVCADPKKHWVKQAVHILSQRIKKM, encoded by the exons ATGATGTGCAGTAGCAAGAGTTTGCTCCTGGCTGCTTTGATGTCAGTGCTGCTACTCTACCTCTGCAGCAAGTCAGAAG cagcAAGCAACTTTGACTGCTGCCTCCGATATACAGAAAAAATGGTTCATCCCAGACTTATCGTGGGCTTCACACAGCAGCTGGCCAATGAAGCTTGTGACATCAATGCAGTCAT cttttacaCAAAAAAAAGATTAGCTGTGTGTGCAGATCCAAAGAAGCACTGGGTGAAACAAGCTGTGCATATCCTCAG tCAAAGAATTAAGAAGATGTAA